One segment of Anopheles stephensi strain Indian chromosome 3, UCI_ANSTEP_V1.0, whole genome shotgun sequence DNA contains the following:
- the LOC118510853 gene encoding protein l(2)37Cc: MATQFLNRIGQLGLGVAVIGGVVNSALYNVDGGHRAVIFDRFSGVKQQVTGEGTHFFVPWVQRPIIFDIRSQPRNVPVVTGSKDLQNVNITLRILFRPVPDQLPKIYTILGQDYDERVLPSITTEVLKAVVAQFDAGELITQREMVSQKVSEDLTERAEQFGVILDDISITHLTFGKEFTQAVEMKQVAQQDAEKARFLVEKAEQMKQAAIITAEGDAQAAQMLARSLKESGDGLIELRRIEAAEDIAYQMSRSRGVSYLPAGQQTLLSLPQ; the protein is encoded by the exons ATGGCAACACAGTTCCTGAATCGCATCGGTCAGCTTGGCCTAGGAGTAGCCGTCATCGGTGGAGTTGTAAACTCGGCGTTATATAACG TCGATGGTGGACATCGTGCCGTTATTTTCGATCGATTCAGCGGAGTCAAGCAGCAGGTAACGGGCGAAGGTACACACTTCTTCGTCCCGTGGGTACAGCGGCCGATCATATTCGACATTCGGTCGCAACCACGCAACGTACCGGTGGTGACCGGTAGTAAGGATCTGCAGAACGTCAACATTACGCTGCGTATTCTGTTCCGCCCGGTGCCGGACCAGCTGCCCAAGATTTACACCATTCTCGGTCAGGATTACGACGAGCGTGTGCTGCCGTCGATTACGACGGAAGTGTTGAAGGCGGTGGTGGCACAGTTCGATGCCGGCGAGCTGATTACGCAGCGTGAGATGGTATCGCAGAAGGTGTCGGAAGATTTGACCGAACGTGCGGAACAGTTCGGCGTAATTCTGGACGATATCTCCATCACGCATCTGACGTTCGGCAAGGAGTTCACGCAAGCCGTCGAAATGAAGCAGGTTGCGCAGCAGGACGCGGAGAAGGCCCGCTTCCTGGTCGAGAAGGCGGAACAGATGAAGCAGGCGGCAATCATTACTGCCGAGGGTGATGCGCAGGCTGCCCAGATGTTGGCCCGCTCGCTGAAGGAATCGGGCGATGGTTTGATCGAGTTGCGACGAATTGAAGCGGCGGAGGACATTGCGTACCAGATGAGCCGATCGCGCGGTGTGAGCTATTTGCCGGCCGGTCAACAAACGCTGCTCAGTCTGCCACAGTAA
- the LOC118510852 gene encoding general transcription factor 3C polypeptide 5: MEYSSKNAHEHEFHRNLVCIVYPGIVKNPDRMIETLGGIREISNTFGQEKRRLELRFRPECIYSKPAFGDGRPATGLLLKVKVQRRKSQPDYRSISSVQIMGCVRRCYNFDSLCDFQQLPAFYLPATGRVECLYNEIVPRGAHTSSPFEKPHSTPSFIPPVCFSRNDSMNTFVLREPKKPRKANPPVDGCHRRRRQKHGIYHTFSLTEPIPEKATAMALNMLNAKVVTGIEMEQVRHAFLTRPIWTKNALISINKLECSSQTLGVILPSIAYYYVNGPWRGTWVRYGYDPRKHFEARVYQLLDFRVRSIGSVHECIKIKRLSRAKVNYRTADTVTHYRDDEQQFVNSEFDEETVPPYRVIYYQYCDIHLKKVQDMLKKVPSPKSGTVCDERNGWLPYRFDDQCRNIMMEIVLNNIRRLSEEHPESYGAMESVEEEDDDEGDEGELSGFEVDEEDEDELEGMMDSMDDSITD; encoded by the exons ATGGAATACAGCTCAAAAAATGCTCACGAGCATGAATTTCATAGAAATCTCGTGTGTATCGTTTATCCGGGGATCGTAAAGAACCCAGATCGTATGATAGAAACGCTGGGAGGAATCCGCGAAATAAGCAAC ACATTCGGACAGGAGAAGCGGCGCCTAGAGCTACGCTTTCGGCCAGAATGCATTTACTCCAAGCCAGCGTTCGGTGATGGCCGACCAGCAACCGGGCTCTTGCTGAAGGTGAAAGTGCAGCGACGTAAATCGCAACCCGACTACCGATCGATCAGTTCGGTCCAGATAATGGGATGTGTACGGCGCTGCTACAATTTCGATTCGCTGTGTGACTTCCAACAGCTGCCCGCCTTTTATTTGCCGGCGACGGGAAGGGTCGAATGTCTGTACAATGAAATTGTTCCACGGGGTGCACACACATCCAGCCCGTTCGAAAAGCCACACAGCACTCCGTCTTTTATACCGCCCGTCTGCTTCAGCCGGAACGATTCGATGAACACGTTCGTGCTGCGCGAACCGAAGAAACCTCGTAAAGCCAACCCACCGGTCGACGGGTGTCACCGGCGACGGCGTCAAAAGCATGGCATTTACCACACGTTTTCACTCACCGAACCCATCCCGGAGAAAGCGACGGCTATGGCTTTGAATATGCtgaacgcgaaagtcgttacGGGGATTGAAATGGAGCAAGTGCGGCATGCGTTCTTGACGCGCCCGATCTGGACAAAGAATGCACTGATAAGCATCAATAAGCTGGAGTGCAGCAGCCAAACGCTGGGCGTGATTCTGCCATCAATCGCTTACTACTACGTGAACGGGCCGTGGCGCGGTACCTGGGTACGGTACGGGTACGATCCGCGCAAGCATTTCGAAGCGCGGGTCTACCAGCTGCTGGACTTCCGCGTGAGGTCCATTGGTTCGGTGCACGAGTGCATTAAAATTAAGCGTCTGTCGCGTGCGAAGGTAAACTACCGGACGGCGGATACCGTAACACACTACCGGGATGATGAGCAACAATTTGTGAACAGTGAGTTTGACGAGGAAACGGTGCCACCGTATCGCGTCATATACTATCAGTACTGTGACATTCATCTGAAGAAGGTTCAGGATATGCTGAAAAAGGTACCGTCGCCCAAGAGTGGAACCGTGTGCGATGAGCGGAACGGGTGGCTACCGTACCGGTTCGATGATCAGTGTCGCAACATCATGATGGAGATTGTGCTTAATAACATTCGCCGGCTGAGCGAGGAGCATCCGGAATCGTACGGCGCGATGGAATCGGTGGAGGAAGAAGATGACGATGAGGGCGATGAAGGGGAGTTGTCTGGATTCGAGGTGGATGAAGAGGACGAGGATGAGCTGGAAGGAATGATGGATTCGATGGACGATTCCATTACGGATTGA
- the LOC118510858 gene encoding 60S ribosomal protein L34-like has protein sequence MVQRLTLRRRLSYNTKSNKRRIVRTPGGRLVYLYVKKRRTLPKCGQCKKELSGIKPSRPCERPRMSRRLKTVTRTFGGVLCHRCLRERIIRAFLIDEQKVVKVLRAQQQAKPAGKPAKAPKAAKPTKGGASKSK, from the exons ATGGTCCAGCGACTGACGCTTCGACGACGCTTGTCGTACAACACCAAGTCCAACAAACGCCGTAT TGTCCGCACGCCCGGTGGACGTCTGGTGTACCTGTACGTGAAGAAACGCCGCACCCTACCGAAATGCGGTCAGTGCAAGAAGGAACTGAGCGGTATCAAGCCGTCCCGGCCGTGCGAGCGTCCGCGTATGAGCCGTCGCCTGAAGACCGTCACCCGTACGTTCGGTGGTGTGCTGTGCCACCGTTGCCTGCGTGAGCGCATCATCCGTGCATTCCTGATCGACGAACAGAAGGTCGTGAAGGTGCTGCGCGCTCAGCAGCAGGCCAAGCCGGCCGGCAAACCAGCCAAGGCCCCGAAGGCCGCCAAGCCGACGAAGGGCGGCGCGAGCAAATCGAAGTAA
- the LOC118510856 gene encoding ras-related protein Rab-30, giving the protein MMASVRIPEQKIILCGEYGVGKSSIFRRFATNNFVTSVDRKSTLGLDHFGRTFNVGDKEIKLQLWDTGGMERVASVTSSYYKFAEAAILVFALDNESSFHALSQHMLDVVTYAENAKIFLVGNKVDLESSSNDPPVTDADMESFCEQCHSLISATYKTSCKTGEGLEEMFRDIASTLVESNRSRLELQALESHGFKIHPPDEVNDPSCLC; this is encoded by the exons ATGATGGCTTCGGTGCGCATACCGGAGCAAAAGATCATACTGTGCGGCGAGTATGGTGTAGGGAAAAGCTCCATATTCCGTCGGTTCGCGACGAACAACTTCGTCACATCGGTCGACCGGAAGTCTACCCTGGGGCTGGACCACTTTGGCAGGACATTCAACGTTGGGGACAAAGAGATCAAG ctgCAACTGTGGGATACCGGTGGCATGGAACGGGTCGCATCGGTTACCTCCAGCTATTACAAGTTTGCCGAGGCAGCCATACTGGTGTTTGCGCTGGACAACGAATCCTCCTTTCACGCATTGTCCCAGCACATGCTGGACGTGGTGACGTACGCGGAGAATGCCAAAATTTTTCTCGTAGGCAATAAGGTAGACCTAGAATCGAGCAGTAACGATCCGCCGGTGACGGACGCGGACATGGAATCGTTTTGCGAACAGTGCCACAGCCTCATCAGCGCTACGTACAAAACGTCCTGCAAAACTGGGGAAGGGCTGGAGGAGATGTTCCGCGACATTGCGAGCACGCTGGTCGAATCGAACAGGTCGCGGTTGGAGCTGCAGGCACTGGAAAGCCACGGTTTCAAGATACATCCCCCGGACGAGGTGAACGATCCGAGCTGTCTGTGCTAG
- the LOC118510855 gene encoding vesicle transport through interaction with t-SNAREs homolog 1A yields the protein MELIQDYEQQYAVQTAEITAQIGRIAVATGAERNKLISDIDRQLEESQELLEQIGLEVRDIPQNSRAAYTSRLNCYQAEWKRLQQEFNNAKVARSKAGYDSSVDDFDEIGIQEDQKRRLLDNTERMERTSNYLNDAYRISVETEQIGTQVLADLSQQRETIQRSRGRLRETDADLSRSSRILNSMIMRAMREKFILVIVVVAIFLVLILSIYFSIS from the exons ATGGAGCTCATACAGGACTACGAACAACAATATGCCGTACAGACGGCCGAAATAACTGCTCAGATCGGTCGAATTGCGGTCGCAACCGGAG CGGAACGCAACAAGCTGATCTCGGACATTGACCGGCAGCTGGAAGAATCGCAAGAATTGCTAGAACAAATCGGTCTGGAGGTGCGGGACATTCCGCAAAATTCACGTGCGGCGTACACCTCCCGGCTGAACTGTTATCAGGCCGAATGGAAACGGTTGCAGCAAGAGTTCAACAATGCAAAGGTGGCACGATCGAAGGCCGGATACGATTCATCGGTGGATGATTTCGATGAGATAGGCATACAGGAGGATCAAAAGCGCCGGCTGCTGGATAATACGGAACGGATGGAACGTACCAGCAACTATCTGAACGACGCGTACCGTATATCGGTCGAAACGGAACAGATTGGGACGCAGGTGCTGGCCGACCTTAGCCAGCAGCGGGAAACGATTCAACGATCGAGGGGAAGA CTACGCGAAACGGATGCAGATTTGAGCCGCTCGTCCCGGATTCTTAACTCGATGATAATGCGTGCGATGCGCGAGAAGTTCATTCTGGTCATTGTGGTGGTGGCTATATTTCTGGTCCTTATCTTAAGTATTTATTTCTCGATATCGTAA
- the LOC118510851 gene encoding trithorax group protein osa-like: MRERGYEARRLKVLAVCMLLAVSCLLPKAEALKTKSRSKSSSSSSSSGRKPSSTSYSNPGSLSYNNYQAKPAPKPAPKPSAPVDTSNQRNIGWNVNNQAKPAGSVAQPAANKPPYPVQSNAAKPPYPVQATHSNTHQTHSAPGAPPPPYSHGPPPPYSAANNPNMNSRFNDPPPMYSPGNQGFRPGQPGFGQPGSYGQPGGYGQPMMGGYGGAGGYHPPASGFGAPHGTFQGGGYAPPVNYAPAPSFPIAAIPVGAYKPQSSGIGVGGIAAGIGTGLLAGAAGSALYNALRPEDRGRYRDTNGGVTIINNVPAAPAAGAAPVEGAAPGPVQASGVAAVPNPAPPATGTNGQSSVPLAPMQGAGENSNPMAQTPVQTAPAETTTVDPNAKQYIPPPGQYYPATGQYVPPGEYDPTTGIFTPGRYIPETNVFQSGLYDPLSQMFTPGRYDASGQFIPDPENPPLSLAPTNVAAQPETVTPAVASQFKTTSGGSMQMISLLTTLGALLLSGGMRSLIIRF, encoded by the coding sequence ATGAGAGAAAGAGGTTATGAAGCCAGGAGGCTGAAAGTGTTGGCCGTCTGCATGCTACTAGCTGTGTCCTGCCTACTGCCGAAGGCCGAAGCATTGAAGACAAAGAGTCGCAGCAAAAGTTCTTcctcgtcttcgtcgtcgggACGCAAACCTAGCTCCACCAGCTACAGCAATCCGGGCAGTCTAAGCTACAACAATTACCAAGCGAAACCAGCACCAAAACCGGCCCCGAAACCGTCCGCCCCGGTCGATACCTCGAACCAGCGCAACATCGGATGGAACGTGAACAATCAGGCCAAACCGGCCGGGTCCGTTGCGCAGCCAGCTGCCAATAAGCCACCCTACCCGGTACAATCGAATGCTGCTAAACCTCCATATCCGGTGCAAGCgacacacagcaacacacatCAGACGCATTCGGCTCCGGGAGCTCCTCCGCCACCGTACTCCCACGGCCCACCGCCACCCTACTCGGCCGCGAACAATCCCAACATGAACTCACGCTTCAATGATCCACCACCGATGTACAGTCCGGGAAATCAAGGCTTTAGACCGGGCCAGCCTGGTTTCGGTCAGCCAGGATCGTACGGCCAGCCGGGAGGATACGGACAACCGATGATGGGAGGATATGGAGGAGCTGGTGGGTATCATCCGCCAGCATCCGGTTTCGGTGCACCCCATGGCACATTCCAGGGTGGTGGCTATGCACCACCGGTAAACTATGCGCCAGCACCATCGTTCCCCATTGCGGCCATTCCGGTCGGAGCGTACAAACCGCAAAGCTCTGGCATCGGTGTCGGCGGTATTGCGGCTGGTATTGGCACGGGTTTGCTGGCCGGTGCGGCTGGATCGGCTCTGTACAACGCACTCCGCCCGGAAGACCGTGGCCGTTATCGCGATACCAACGGTGGAGTAACGATCATAAACAACGTTCCCGCTGCGccagctgctggtgctgctccGGTGGAAGGTGCCGCACCGGGACCGGTTCAAGCTTCCGgggttgctgctgttccgAACCCCGCGCCCCCAGCAACCGGTACCAACGGTCAGTCATCGGTCCCACTAGCTCCAATGCAAGGAGCGGGAGAAAATTCGAATCCCATGGCTCAAACACCGGTGCAAACGGCACCCGCTGAAACAACCACAGTCGATCCGAATGCTAAGCAGTATATTCCACCACCGGGTCAGTATTATCCCGCCACCGGTCAGTACGTACCGCCGGGTGAATATGACCCAACCACCGGAATCTTCACACCGGGCCGTTACATACCGGAAACGAACGTTTTCCAGTCGGGATTGTATGATCCACTGTCGCAAATGTTTACTCCCGGGCGCTACGATGCCTCCGGACAGTTTATCCCGGATCCGGAAAATCCTCCACTATCGCTGGCCCCTACCAATGTGGCAGCTCAGCCGGAAACCGTTACACCAGCCGTGGCGTCTCAGTTTAAAACCACTAGCGGTGGCTCGATGCAGATGATCTCGCTTCTAACAACCCTTGGAGCATTGCTCCTGTCGGGAGGCATGCGCTCGCTGATCATTCGCTTCTAA